From a region of the Salvelinus alpinus chromosome 2, SLU_Salpinus.1, whole genome shotgun sequence genome:
- the LOC139559543 gene encoding G-protein coupled receptor 61-like, translating into MEPLWNSSLPFSQPMPNTSASESPESGALSQSLALLAMLLMDLLAVVGNGAVMAVIAKAPQLRKFAFVFHLCLVDLLAALVLMPLGMLSGRAFFGEALCRSYLFLSVCLVTAAILSISAINVERYYYIIHPMRYEVKMTLGLVASVLVGIWVKALAMSALPLLAWALQGGRTPFLEGVGVGGGGEGVPSPPAQSHRRCSLHWTGGGSNRMAFMVLFTLVYFLCPLLVILVVYCSMFKVARVAAMHHGPLPTWMDTPRRRRSESLSSRSTMVTSSGTGTGTGLGRDTPHRTFGGGKAAAVLAAVGGQFLCCWLPYFSFHLYSALASSPPATLAPLEEVVTWIGYFCFTSNPFFYGCLNRQIREELGKHVPCLFRRATEEEDRLPSREGSIEENFLQFLQGTGCNLDPQDSHSTSSPKGEACRPLAQPPQPIPIDFRIPGQIAEETSEFLEHHQIKNNHILSDS; encoded by the coding sequence ATGGAGCCGTTGTGgaactcctccctccccttctcacaGCCCATGCCCAACACCTCAGCCTCTGAGTCACCTGAGAGCGGGGCTTTGTCCCAGTCACTAGCACTGCTCGCCATGCTGCTCATGGACCTGCTGGCCGTGGTGGGCAACGGGGCCGTAATGGCTGTGATCGCCAAGGCCCCACAGCTCCGTAAGTTTGCCTTTGTCTTCCACCTGTGCCTGGTGGACCTACTGGCAGCCCTGGTGCTGATGCCCCTGGGCATGCTCTCAGGCAGGGCCTTCTTTGGCGAAGCCCTGTGCCGGAGCTACCTCTTCCTCAGTGTGTGCCTGGTCACCGCCGCCATCCTCTCCATCTCAGCCATCAACGTGGAGCGCTACTACTACATCATCCACCCCATGCGCTACGAGGTGAAGATGACCCTGGGCCTGGTGGCCTCAGTCCTGGTGGGGATATGGGTCAAAGCCCTGGCCATGTCCGCCCTGCCACTGCTGGCCTGGGCCTTACAGGGCGGGAGGACTCCTTTTCTGGAGGGTGTTGGAGTTGGGGGAGGGGGTGAGGGTGTCCCCTCACCCCCAGCTCAGAGTCACAGGCGCTGCTCCTTGCACTGGACGGGGGGTGGGTCGAACCGCATGGCCTTCATGGTCCTGTTCACGTTGGTGTACTTTCTGTGCCCGCTGCTGGTCATCCTGGTGGTGTACTGCAGCATGTTCAAGGTGGCGCGTGTTGCGGCAATGCATCATGGGCCTCTGCCCACCTGGATGGACACGCCCCGCCGCCGGCGCTCCGAGTCGCTCAGCAGCCGCTCCACCATGGTGACCAGCTCAGGAACGGGCACGGGGACAGGGTTGGGGCGCGACACCCCTCACCGCACATTCGGAGGGGGCAAGGCGGCAGCAGTTTTagcagcagtgggaggacagttCCTGTGCTGCTGGTTGCCCTACTTCTCCTTCCATCTGTACTCAGCTCTGGCCTCTAGCCCTCCAGCCACGCTGGCCCCCCTGGAGGAGGTGGTCACCTGGATCGGCTACTTCTGCTTCACCTCCAACCCTTTCTTCTACGGTTGTCTGAACCGGCAGATCCGCGAGGAGCTTGGCAAGCATGTGCCTTGCCTGTTCCGCCGGGCAACAGAAGAGGAGGACCGACTGCCCAGCCGTGAGGGATCCATAGAGGAGAATTTCCTGCAGTTCCTCCAGGGCACTGGCTGCAACCTGGATCCCCAGGACTCCCACAGCACCTCCAGCCCCAAGGGAGAGGCCTGCCGGCCTCTGGCCCAGCCCCCTCAACCCATTCCCATCGACTTCCGCATCCCAGGACAGATTGCAGAGGAGACCTCAGAATTCCTTGAGCATCACCAGATTAAAAACAACCATATCCTATCAGACAGTTAg